TTTCATGAATCCATCTGTGAAACATTTCAGTCTGCTTTCAGAAGAACATACAGACACTACCTTTTTAAAGTATGGAATGACATTCCCATGGCAGTATTAGCGCTTACTTTAATCCCTTAGATTTGAAGCAGCTTTTGCTAACATCTTAATTGAGCAGGCTGAGTTGGCATTAAAGACTTGTTGGTTCGGCTTGTCCGTCTCATTTTCAAAGTCTGTTCTTCAGAAGACATCATCATTAGCTCTGAAAAGTTCAGTTTGAGCTCCCTGATTTTAATTCTACAGCTCACATTCAGCCACATTATCCATATGAAACTTGTTGATTCACTTTTGTACCACTCATCGCAGCTATAACTAAGCAGATTAGAAGACTAAAAAACATCTCtactccttttaaaaaatgttcttgagAAAAATCTCCTCATTATCAGACAGTAGTACAGTTTTCTCCCTTCTGGCTGCGCTACAGAGCACTGTAACCAAGGGCAACCTGACTCGTAAACAGTTTCTTTCCACAGACTGTCACTCTGATGAACGTCCATCCTATCCCGCTGCACTGCATCATAAAACATCTATTGTAAATCTAACTTGTGTATTTTTGAAGGCTTTAACATATGTTTTGAACAGCATTGTGTACAGTGACTACAAAGTGGATATTGTTGATGTACCATTGTACTTGCACGTGTTTTGGTATGTAAGTTGCTTCATTAGATTAGTTGCTAAATTACAtgttatgtgacattttaaaagttggCTAATTCCTGTGACTCTGAATGGCATAGTGCACTTTTTGGAGGAGGGTTATTTTGTTGGTTAGTTTTCTGGTGTCTTTTTGTCCATCAACACCTTCAAAACACCTCGCCCGGATGCTGCAGTTGAAAATTGAATGGCTTACTATCAGGCACATACACAGAAATATTGATTAGTGtgttgctctttaaaaaaaggaaaagaaaaatgagggCCTTAGGGTGTGACTCTTCTCAATTAGTCCTATGTCGATTAGAACATAGagtaatgtcttttttattcaatCATCTTgctacacatttatataaaaatgttgaaattcaatttaaaatgttatttataagACATGGACATATATAAAATAGATTACTATTTGCTCAAGTTGTACTGTATGCAGTAATGGCATAGAGGACTGAAAAGCATTCTTGCTACATTATTATCTGGCTGAAGCAAGAAGGAAAAAATGCTTCATAATGAAAGCTACAAGAGGGTGGCCACTGCCCTGCGGCTACAGCTCTAAATATCTTGCTTTCCACAATTTTGAGAGAGATTTAAATGGCATTAAGTAATTGGATTTTTTCTGGCTGGTTTCACATTCATTTTAGAGGCTGTGGCGGTGCAATACAAGCCTCATCTAATACAGTTTCATCCTCATCACATGCTGCTGGATTGACAGAAATCCCTGCCTCTTGGGCTTGGAAATTGCACCGTTTCTGGACTGCTGAGCATAATGGAGCCCCGTATAGCACAGCAGTGTGCTTAGTGAGGGAGACATCTGATGATGAAAAGGTGATGAAGAAGGAGCAATAGTTGCTTCACTGCTGTTGAACAAAGCTggacaatataaaaaaaatctctgaTTCGAATGGGAACTACTTCTTTTCTGATTCGATATGGCACAAAGGAGCTGCAATTTGAGATTAGATAATTAACTATTTCAGACAGCTtctaaaacaatatttcattttttaaaggtgaaactcaactTGAGTTTAATCGAGTGATTCTTTTGGCCACTTGGTGGTAAGACTTTCATCACGTTACTAGAACGAAGGTTctaaactattattattactatctCAACAGTCGGTTCCTAACATTGACTGTGGCTTGGTGCTCAAAACTCATTTTCGGGACTGTCCATAACACTGTAGCGAAAGCACAGGTCCAAATAGATGAACGAATGAATGATGTCAGAATTTCCTTTATCTGTTTTGGTTTAAGGGTCCTTATATTGTGCATGCTGACTCACTGACACTGCCATGGCTTTATGGGACACTTGACAAAAGCTCTGCTACATTTACAGATTCCTAAAAGAATATGCAAGAGCTTACCTGTAGATCAGGACCTCATCATCAGAGCAGTTGTACTGGAGCTGATACATCTTCACCTTGGGAGAGGATTTGGTCACTGTCCAAGTGACCAGCGCTGAAACTGCTGTCACCTCAGAGACGGACACAGTCCTCTCTGGTTGACTCTTGGGAGCCCCTTTGCTGATCCTTGTGGTCCCTGTGATATCAGACAGGCGTGACTTTGGTGCTGATGGCTGCCCGGTGCCGTTGCTGAGGTGGGGGAGCTGAACGATGGATACCTCCACAGAGGCAGTGGACTCCCCTGCCACATTAGCAGCAATGCAGGTAAACGCGCCAAAGTCCTTGGAGGTGGTGATGGTGATGCTGAGGGTTCCATTTGTGTATACTGCGGTTCGGGAGGAGTTTCCAAGCAGTCGATCCTCTGGGGAGATCCAGTGGATGGTAGGAGAAGGGTCGCCAGTTGCTTCGCACCTTAAGCTAGCAGTCTGGCCCTCCAACACCAGCATTCTGTGGGTGTGCTGGGTAATAAGAGGTGGCTGACACAAaaactcctcctccttcacgTTCCAAAAGTAACGACCCTTCAGGGTAGGAGGCGAGGCACACGTTTCCAAGTCATCATCTCTTTCAAGCCTCCGCAGCCACAGCATCTCACAGTTGCAGTGCAACGGGTTCCCGCCTAGACTTAGAGACAGCTGGGGAGCATAGGGGGTGGTCAGGATCATTGAGTCCTGGGCTCGTGCGAAAATGGGGTCTGGTGGTAGCTTCTGCAACCGATTTGAGGTCAAGTCCAATCTAGCAAGTCTTTCCAGGTCAGTGAAGGTTCCTTCTGGAATAAAGTCCAACAGGTTGTGGTCCAGACTAAGCTGGTGCAGGTTAATCATCAGTCGGACTGAGTCCCAGGGCAAAGACATGAGGTTGTTGTAGGAGAGATCCAGATCCTCCAAGGCGGGTGCCAGGTCCTCAAAGGCCTTGTCATGGATGCGTCTCAACTGGTTGTTGTTAACGATGAAGTGCTGCAGGTTGACCAAGCCTCGCAGGTCATCAGGACCCACCTCCACCAAGCGATTATTGTCCACATGAAGCGAGCGCAGTGTTTCCAAGTCACCAAAAGAGAAGGGCTGAATGTAGCTGATGGTGTTTCTGGACAGGGTCAGGTCCACCAGGTCAGTCATATTGGCAAAGTCTTGTTGCGTGATGCGGAGTATGTAATTGCCTCCAAGACGGAGCTCCACCGTGCTGCGGTCAATGTCCGGAGGCACAAATAGAAGGCCTTTTGAGGGACACAATGTCCCCAGGGATTCGGATAGATTCTGGCACACACAGTATTTGGGGCATGCATGGGTGGTCATCACTGTGGCTCCCAGGACCAGCAGGCACCAGATCATGTGGTCCATGGTAGAGTCATACATAGGAACCTGGGTGaggaacacaaaaacagagacgGATGAGTTGTTGGTATTACAAATGTTATCATCTTCCAAACGTCATCATAAATTCAACAGTGCCCCCTGAAAGACCATAAAGTCATTAACGTGAAACATAGATGATCAATTGGCAAGGattgatggggggggggggggggctatggGTAGGCAGAAGAGGAGGGATGATTTTTGAAGTGGGACTGGAAAAGTGTGAGGGTCTAGGAGTCACGGAGATCTTGGGGGAGGTAATCCCATTGGCTTGTAGCTGCCACAGAAAATGCTCTGTCCCCAAAGCTGTGTAGATGATATTTCGGGATCAATAGGAGACCGGCTGAGGTGGATCCGAGGGACCTGTGGGGTTGGTATGGGGTGAGGTGGTCAGTGAGGAAGGGTGGATGATGCAAGTGCTTTGCTTAAGGTAAAGCTATGCCCCAAGAGTACAATCTTGGTATTAGTTGATGAAAGGTAGGACCAAATTAAAACTAATAGTAATCTCCCTTTTCATAATAACATGTTCAAGGGCAAGTACAATTGTTTGTACATAACCATGTTTCCACAGGATATACAAAGAATCCAGATATTGACACACGGTATCTTTATTGTCAAGGGCATACATCTTGTGTGCTTGTACATTGTGTTCCATAATGGAGTTTGTTGGTTTTCGCCCCTCAGGGACACTGGAGTAACCTTTATCTAGGAGGTCATGTGACCCAGATCCCTTGCTCTGGTTGGATAGAACACTCAGGTGTTGATCATTCTGCAATGTAGTCCTGTGATCAGGGAATTCAGTGCTACAAGACAAGGGCAGATCATTAGACAGCAGGCACTTAGAGTTGTGATGCAAGCTGTAACAGGGGACCaccgggggaggggggggggggggggggtgtttatGGGACTGTCATAAATTAGCATATCtcagacataaaataaaatggggCCATTCCAGCCTACTAAACATGATGAAGTCTCCTCCCTTGTTATGCAGCTAGATGCAACAACGCACCTGCAATTTTATTCATGCGTTTTTGCACATGTAATAATCTCTCTGACAAACAGTGTAATAACTCTGCTAAAGACAGCCAGCAGCAACAATCAGAAATGAATTTAGAGTAACACTGTGCTCATTTACATGCAGTGCCAttattcaatattattattCCAAACAATCAAGCAGATAAACAgcatgaaatacaaaacagcaaGCCTTACAATATAAACTGAGATCatcccttctttccttcctgGCTCTCACCCACACataggcaaacacacacatctgaacaGTGTACATATACGCACACAGATGACtgcacacacccacccacaccaTCACATTACCAAGTCTGCGATGAATCGTATCTTAGCATTCAGTTGGACTATCTCTATCCTATCAACTGCATCTGTACACAAGATGTTCTGACACATAAATCTTCCCCTGCTATGACGGTATGATAGATGTTCTGATGGTTGTAAGGATGCTAAATCATTTAGTGTAACAGCCAGAGGGATGCAAAAGAAAATGGTAAGCCAATGGCTGACTGTGAGCGATAAACCTCACAAAATTAAAGGCAATTtggagtgatgtgtgtgttttaagaatAGAAACTTCCAATCATAAGCATAGTATGTTTCATTatcaacacactgcagaggacGAAACATTGGCTTAATGTAACGTCTTGTTGAAACTCAAccatatatttattattgtctAATCTTTAGCAGAACTttacctgtatttatttagccACACGGGACAGTTTGTCATTAACTACTAAGATACTTTCATCACTGGTTTTTGGTCAAATATGTCCAGGTAATCGTTCCTTCTGACTTCTCTGCAGCTTGTTTcgtaaaatgttgtttgttggaATTCCTTTTTGGCAGGTTCTTTTAAAAACGTACATTAGGTTGCAACTGGTCCTCATGCTCTTTTCAGAGTTTTCCATgtaatcctacctgctgctgTTATACAAATTAAAAGTATGTGTGGCACAAAAAGTCCCAAGAAAGATCTACCAGACTTTTTGTATGGAAATACAAATGCTTCAAACTTTTCATCAACTGAAGATAtaattttttttctctattctgctcattttcaggttcatatttgtatttagtgtctctactgtgatgtgttttaacgttcaaaaagctctttatttttctcatactgcctgtgctgcagcacctcttttcaccctctgtctgaaaccagagcccagtctgctctgattggttagctggccagctctgttgtgattagtcaactgcttagagatgtcccatgTCACGGACATTGcgttggagctctagccaatacAAGtgagagtgttacatagtgatgtcactatgttaggGTAAAAAGGGGTGCTGATTGGTTATATCGCCCTAAACTTCAGCCTAGAATATGGTACATTGCAAATGAACTGTAAAGTCCTTTGGATTGTGCTCACAGGGCCTGGGGAACACAAATAGAAGCATTCCATCACAGAGAGCAGCGCACTGAAGAGGAGACTTGGTAAATCATCCGGTCAAAGTCAAGGGCGCTCTGTGCAGGATGGATGGCATGGAGGTCAGGGAGTAAGCAAATTGAGATCTCCCCCTGACAAGTCAAGCGTGGTGCTGCTGCAGGTGACTCGCTTGTATGTTGAACAGAGCGGGGACAGCAGTAATCAGTGTAGGCCTTCATGTGAACACTCATCACAGCTCCTGACAGACGGACATCAGGGGCCACAAGGCTCCTGCCTTCATGCTCTATCTGGCCCAGAGGTGGACGAGAAGCGTCCGACTGCAGAATAATTTCACAGTGACTCTCACTTCTACATGTTCAGGCCCCTACTGTCACAGCAGATAGACACTGGAAATGTCGGCCTCAGTGTTGTCATGATAATCACATTTTCAGCATTACTTCCACACACCGTTGTGAGAGATTGAAgtcaatattacatttcctgaACATTCCCCGCTTTCACCGACTGTGCAAGCTGATATTTCATTTCAGCAGGAGCTCCAGAGGGTATAGAGTCTGCACAGATATTACCTAAGTTTGAATGgtaaagaggagaagaaaaatggTGAGAAATTAAATATACAGAGCCGCAGTCTCTCTCCTGACAGCAAACTGCTGCAGTCAGTGCAAAGATTCATCTGAAAATaggtaaaaaaatatcaatgttCCTCACAAAATGGAATCCCAGTGCACCAACACTGGCTGATTAAAATGTGTCCAGCAGATACATAtggccattaaaaaaaacatcaaaacccTGTGCAAGGGAAGTTGCAAAGTTGATATGTCTCACGTGCTCATTGTCTGCTGCAGCATCATCAGGACAGAAGATCAGTTTCAGAGAGTCAACTTTTTATTGGTATCAGACGCTGTATTGCCACAACAGTGCGGAGGGTCAAAATAAGAATAGTATTGTATTTGAAGTTCTGAAAATATTCAGCTCACGGAAACtctgagcagaaacacatcatCTCTGCACCCGACAGCTAGTTTGTCCATTCCCATTCATTTTAGACTTCAAAAAAGTAGATCCAGCGCTTACATATTTGCCCTCCCTgtagtaaaatatgttttacaagaatttattttttatcttgcaCTTTATTGCTACCATTCTATACAATGcaagaataaaaaatctaaataaatatcacatttaaGATCTGAAAGGACTCTTAAGAGTAGTGTGTTTCTTTGAATATTTGCTCATCATTTTGTCTAAACAGCAGCAGATTTGAAGTTGTGTGGACAACGCACTGCTGCTGAGTGCGGAATGTGCTGCTGTGCATGGACAGGTGGTTAGTATGGtgctgtttatgtgtgtgcatatgcaAGTGGTCGTGTGTCTTTACCTAAAGCTGTTGGCAAAGTTGTTTTAATGGtatttcatttgtgaaaatcaaATGCCCTCTCTGAAGATTTGCTCAATTGCCGGGGCTGCTATCAAGTATCTCAAAGGCAGGCTTTTAATTTTTCTCTCTGGTTGAAAGTTTCAATCAATTTAATCTTTACCGCTCATTGTTGTAAATCCACAGTACTGTCCCAGGTTTTTAAAGTGCACCTGTACATTGCAGCTGCACAATTAGTCATTATGCCACATCATTTTTGGgggaattgtatttattctgccTTGGTAAACAACCGTGTTTGTTGGATAGTTAGCTCATACAGTAGCCATGAGTAGGCGGGGGATGGTGGGAGGATGTATTTACGTACCTCTGTAAACCATGCTCCAATAAGAACTGGCTCAATagagatgtttgtttgttttagcaatCACTTTTTTTCATTCTGAACCTGATGAAGATTAAAGATATTCAGGCTTTCATCCCCCCTCACATTACGGCTTTCCATTTTGTGTACAAGACAGGGCCAACATAAGCTGAGGTGGTACATTCAGCTTTTCTACATCATATCCAATGTACTAATGAGAGATGTTGACTCAGAATAATGTGCCTCTGTGTCCTTACATTGCTGGAACAAGAATCCTTCTCATTAGTAAACAGCTGATGTGGGAGGTTTCTCAGTTGGGTTGTTACTTCTGTTCCATATCACAGTAATCATGTTGCCTTTTCTCTCAATCATCCGCAGGTTGCTAATTGGTATCCACCAGAGTCTTCCTATAGTAGTATATCTTTATATTATCTCCAAGGATCTGTTAATAGATGATGACACATAATCTCTCAATGACATGAACAATATGAAGTCTGCTCTGAAGGCAATTCAGGCCATCACTTTTCATTTGCATAAACATGATGTATAGACTGCAAAGGCATGTTCATAAGGACGAGGGTGTGAGCGCTTGGTACGTGGCTGGCTGCCAATCTCAGGATATTCTAATATAGTGCAAGGCAGTTAATAGCAGACCAAAGTTTATCCCTCTTCCCTTCCTTCAGACATGTTTCTTGCATTCTCATAGGactgtatttcaaaatataatgCACGGCGAGATTCcaaactgttgttgttgatatTGAACGGTGCTTGTGTTACAAGCTTTCTTATGGATCTTACTCACTTTTTTTCAGTTAATAACTTCTATTAGTAAGATATTAAGCTGTGCCCAGTCTGAACTATCTTAGAaagattgtttgtgtttttaccttTGAGTTGCTGCTATTGTGCATCCAGCCCCCTGGCTGCCTTATTTACGCCAGGAGAAGCTAATCGTGCTGAAGCCGCTAGCATAGTGGTCGGAAAAACGGCCAGGTGTGTCTCCAGCTTACGTCATCGATGCAAAGCTCAAGCAAGGAAAAGGATCTCTATTGAGAAAGATTgacttttaaaactaaaacaaaagaaacaataaatactttatatgataactttaaaaaacaagtaaaacaaagCCCAtgcaatatttgtatttctggtAAATGACTATAACTGTGAAATTGCATTTGCCAAGACAACTTACATCAGATACTGTATTGAACCTGCCTGTAAGCCTATGCATTGTTGCTGTAAGGAAagccaaaatatatatttgatgtatgaatgaatattaaataaatatatgaaatatgaaacattCAGTAGCTAAAGCGATAGTCATTTTGCAACCTCCCAATTGAAAGGTGAATTTAAGCTACCATTTGTGGCATTGCCTCCCCATCCTTTGACTGTTTAATCTGCACTCACCTGCTGAAGTATAGGAGGTTATAAAGAGGATATGAGTCACTTTCATGTACTATAATTTAtttcttctgtattttctgCTGCATGAGGATATGCACTGGGGAGGCTGACAATGTGACAATCAGACTTATCGTACCCACAGACATGAGATTCGGGTGTAAATCTATGTGTTGAAACAGTTTTCTGCAGGAGAGCAGCTCCAGAAGCGGGATCAGGGCGCTGACATTTAATCTAATCTCTGAGTCATATAGCAGACTAGCGCTTATTAGCATTCTGTCACTGCCGGCTTCTGTGAACAGCTCTAAGTAGCTTTTGGGCAGAAATCTGCCTATCGTGTTCAGAAGACTGCAGAGTCTGCAAGATGTTATTACATTGAGTTGGCACTTTAGCGGATGAATGCAGAGTGCAGAGCTTAATAGAAACAGTTAAAGTGTTAGCCTTGGGAGGTGTGACCTGTGGAGAGGAGCTGTGGTTTCAGTGGCTGCAGGACACCAAGAATAGATCAGTATTGTTATGCATTGAtagatgcattttatttatttcttccgATGGTAAATGCTTTTGTTGCAGTAGCAAGTTTCTAGGCATTGaaaattatttagaaatatagTCAAATTTATACAGTAAGTGTATACATTAAGTGTATAGATATCAAcagttgaaatataaatattgtgcAACGTGGTAGAGTTTGAATAccatattttacattattattgaaCGAGGTGTTAATGTAGGTAATAATCTGCCATGACTTACTTCCAAAATAACATATTTCCCAGTAAAGTAGTTAACATAATTTCAAACAGATAACCAAAAAACTGAGTAACTGTGAACAGATACAGATACTAGGGCTCTCTTGATGTTAGATTGTCACTACACGTTTATTGAGGCCAAACTAATGCatgataaaatgtaataacactCAAACACTCGTTGGCTAGTACAGTGAGGTGGAGAAATAGTCTATAGCCAAACTGTAAAATACCatcaaactgttaaaaaaatagtttgataAAAATACACAGGGCCTACGTCTGCCAACCATAATAatatatgtgacattttacatttgaacaagTATTGAAATGGACATTTACTGTGACGAAAATACTTCCTACACCAGCCATTAATTCCTAAAACCTGGGAATGAGCTAGCATTTTAGCACATCCAGTTCCCCTGCATCAAATGGTTTTTTGAACCTTTTTGTTTAGATGTTAGGCTGAGACTTTCACAGGTTGTTCTACAACACAAGCATTGTTAGCAAAGACCCCACTGgtaaatgtctgaagcttctgaGTGTCATGAAAACAGCGGATGATACCAAGTGTCTTAATGAGACGTCATCATGGTGAAATTAGCATCCGTTATCTTAGCGGTGGTTAATTTATAGCGTAACGATACCATTCAcactttaaaaatcatacactttgtggagattatcctgctgaa
The sequence above is drawn from the Eleginops maclovinus isolate JMC-PN-2008 ecotype Puerto Natales chromosome 15, JC_Emac_rtc_rv5, whole genome shotgun sequence genome and encodes:
- the lrfn2b gene encoding leucine-rich repeat and fibronectin type-III domain-containing protein 2, yielding MYDSTMDHMIWCLLVLGATVMTTHACPKYCVCQNLSESLGTLCPSKGLLFVPPDIDRSTVELRLGGNYILRITQQDFANMTDLVDLTLSRNTISYIQPFSFGDLETLRSLHVDNNRLVEVGPDDLRGLVNLQHFIVNNNQLRRIHDKAFEDLAPALEDLDLSYNNLMSLPWDSVRLMINLHQLSLDHNLLDFIPEGTFTDLERLARLDLTSNRLQKLPPDPIFARAQDSMILTTPYAPQLSLSLGGNPLHCNCEMLWLRRLERDDDLETCASPPTLKGRYFWNVKEEEFLCQPPLITQHTHRMLVLEGQTASLRCEATGDPSPTIHWISPEDRLLGNSSRTAVYTNGTLSITITTSKDFGAFTCIAANVAGESTASVEVSIVQLPHLSNGTGQPSAPKSRLSDITGTTRISKGAPKSQPERTVSVSEVTAVSALVTWTVTKSSPKVKMYQLQYNCSDDEVLIYRMIPASSKAFLVTNLVSGTRYDLCVLAAWDDTATTLTATNVVGCADFFTQDDYAQCQSLPSQLLGGTMILVVGGIIVATLLVFIVILMVRYKAADTEPPLGKLASFSDTHSQTNGGRIGPNGVLMPLPQPQPKVKAKVTLQDEVVEFKCGSLQSSLTSSSSSSGSMAGGSYSPNSTLANIWRSAHPKPRTNLDNLLGAFNSLELRGAQGRDPGASSSAAMATRNPHTDREPLLGRTLDSSLSRLLMLPLDSRPKRSQSFDMGDMTGTATAQLRNKPRRISSIWTKRSLSVNGMLLQCDEEGDTGGSKGTIDSPDWVMESTV